A stretch of DNA from Roseovarius faecimaris:
AACCACCGCTGGCAGGTCAACGGTGCCGCTCTGGCCGCGGATTTGGGCGCGCGGTCCTGTCACCTGCTGAACGACCTGCAAGCCCAGGCCTATGCGCTCGATGACCTGCCCGACACCGCGATAACGCCGCTCTTTCCCGGCACGCCGCCACCGCCCGGCGCCACCCGCCTGGTCATGGGGATGGGCACCGGCAGCAATGTCGCGGTGGCCCACAGGATCGGGCCGGATCTCTTCGTGCCTCCGGCCGAGTCGGGCCATGCCGGCCTGCCCTTCGCCAGCGGGATACAGGCCGACCTGCTCGCCTGGCTTGAAACCCTGCACACTCATAACCCGATGGAAAAGGCGCTTTCGGGCCCCGGCCTGAGCAATATTCACCGCTTCGTCACCGGCCGCTCGCTGACGCCGCGCGACATCCTCGCCGCCTATGATGCCGACGATGCCGATGCCGCCCGGACCCTGCGCCTCTTTGTGCAGCTCCTGGGCCAGGTGGCGGGCGATCTGGCGCTGGCGCATCTGCCCATGGGCGGGGTCTTTTTCATCGGCGGGCTGGCGCGCGCCGTCGCGCCGCTGCTGGCGCCGCTGGGCTTTCTCGACAGGTTCACCGCCAAGGGCCCCTACACACCGATCCTTCAGGATATCCCTGTTTCGCTGATCACCGATGACACCGCCGCGCTGCTCGGCTGTGCCCGCGCCCTGCGCCAGCGGACCCTTTGAGGCGCGAAACCGCCTGTAAGGGCGGGTGAGCGGCTCAGCCCTCCACCACCATCACCTCGACCCCGTTCCCGGCAAGGCACTCGGCCATTTGCGGCGGCAGGACGCGGTCGGTCACCACCACATCCACCGCTCCGGGCGCACAGGCCACCATCGGCGCGTTCTGACCGAACTTGGTGTGATCTGTCACGACGATCACCCGATGCGCGCGCGCCGTCACCGCCCGCGCCAATGCCGCCTCGGGCGCGGCCGCCAGCAGGAAGCCGGACCGCGGGTCGAAGCCGTCGACGCTGATCACCGCCACGTCGAGGTTGAACCGCTCCACAAAGGCAATCGTCTCGGGACCGAACACCCCGCTTGATACCGCCTGAAGCTCGCCCCCGGCCAGAAACACCCGGTTGTTGTTGATGTCGCTCAGCGCCTGCGCCGCGTGCAACCCGTTGGTCACAACGGTCATGTCACGGTGGTTCCTGAGATTCTGGGCCACAAAGGCTGTGGTGCTGCCCACATCAAGAAACACACAAGACCCCGACGGGATCAGCTCCGCCGCCGCCGCCGCGATCCGTGCCTTCTCTTCCGGCCGCTTGCCCAGACGGGTCACCACCGGGGCGAGCGCCTCGGTATTGGCCAGGTACACCCCGCCATGCACCCGCTGCACAACACCCGACTTGGCCAGCGCCTTCACCGTGCGGCGCACGGTCTCCTCGGAGACATCCAGCGCCTCGGCCAGCACCGCCGTCCGCGCCGATCCCCCCATGGCGCGCAACCGGTCAAGCAGCTCCACCTCACGATGCGTGCTGTGCTTTTCCCGCGACTTGGCCATGCGCCCCTCCCCGACTTTGGGAGAGGTTAGACAATCTGACGCTTCAAAAGTCCAGTTTCTTAAAATGCCCCCGGGTTTCGCCCGCGCATGAGAAAATTCGTACGAATTTTCTTGGCCGCGCCCGGCTCAGCCGAAGCGCACTCCCCGGCGTTGGGCCCGCAAACGGGGGTCATGCGACAGGATCAGCACATCCCGCCCCTCGATCACCTCCTGACAGCGCGCCAGCGTCTCCGCCTCCAGCCGCGCCATCGCCTCATGGGTATAGAATGTCAGGTGCGGGCTCAGGATCACGTTGTCGCGGCCAAAAAGCGGGCTCAGCTTGTGACCCTCAAGCGCCAGCGGCTCGGCACTGTACACATCCAGCCCCGCCCCCGCGATCCAGCCTTCATCCAGCGCCCGGATCAGCGCCTGCTCGTCCACAATCGCCCCCCGCGCCACGTTGATCAGGCAGGCCGACGGCTTCATCGCGCGCAGCTCCGCCTCCCCGATCAGCCCTTTCGTCTCGGCGTTCAGCACCGCATGCACGCTGACAAAATCGCACTGGCCCAGCATGGCCTGCAGATCGTCGCAGCGGGTCACCCCGGCCGCCTCGAACCGCTCCGGCGGCGTATGCGGGCTATAGCCCAGCACCCGCGCGCCAAACCCCGCGCCCGCCATCCGCGCCATGGCGCTGCCGATCTTGCCAAGGCCCACGATCCCCACCGTGCTGCCCGCGATATCACGCCCGAGCCAGCGCGCCTCGGGCCAGGCCCAGCCCTCTTGCTGCATCGCCCGGTCAAGCTCCGTCAGCCGCTTGGCAAGCGCGATCATCAGGGCAAAGGCCCCCTCGGCCACGGTGTTTTCGCCATACTCCGGGATATTGACCACCGGGATGCCCCGCTCCATCGCCGCCGGGATATCAATCGCGTCGATCCCGACGCCATATTTCACGATCCCGCGCAAGCCCGGCGCCGCCGCGATCACCCGCGCCGTGATCGGCTGGTAACACATCAGGATCAGCTCCGCGCCCGCAACCGCCTCACACAGCGCATCTTCCTCCACCCCATCCGGCAGCAGGATCAGCTCATGCCCCGCCTCCCGCAGGGCCGCATCGGTCAGCGGCATCTCCAGATTGGCATCCGTGCGGACGATCCTCACGCGGTGACCTCGCGGATCGCGTCTTCGACAATGCTCAGGGCGCGATCCAGATCGTCCTCCGGAATGGTCAGCGGCGGCGACAGCGTCAGCACCGACCCGGCACTGATCTTGAAACTCAGCCCCCTCTCCAGACAGGCGTAATAAATCTTCTCCGCCGTCGCGTGATCCGTTTCCCGCGTGTCGCGGTCCTTGACCATCTCGACCCCGAACATCAACCCGCGCCCGCGAATATCACCCACTCGCGCGTGACCTCCAAGGCTCTCGTGCAGCCGGTCCATCGCCGCACGGCCCAGCTTGTCCGCCCGCTCCACCAGGCCCTCATCCTCGATAATATCCAGCGTGGTCAGCGCCGCCCTTGCCGTCACCGGGTTCTTCTCATGGGTATAATGCCCGATCGCGAACTCTCCGCAGACATCCAGATCGCGCCGCGCAATCACCGCTGCCAGCGGCAGCATCCCGCCGCCCAGCGCCTTCCCGAGTGTGACGATATCCGGCACGATCCCGTCATGATCAAAGGCAAACATCCGCCCCGTCTTGCCCAGCCCCGTCGGGATCTCATCCATGATCAACAGCGCCCCGTGCCGGTTGCAGGCCTCGCGCACCGCGCGCCAGTACCCCGGCGGCGGCACCACCGGCACGGCGCGCATGGGCTCTGCGATCACCGCCGCCACATCTCCCTCGCGCGCCAGCACATACTCGACCATCTTCGCACAGGCGAGGCCGCATGCCTCCGGCCCGGGATGACCATAGGCACAGCGATAGCAGTGAAACGGTGCCACATGCTCCGTCCCCGGCATCAGCGGCCCGGCAATATGGCTGCGAAATGTCGCCTCGCCCCCCACGCTGGCCGACCCGAACCCGGCCCCGTGAAACGCATCCCAGAAACTCAGCGTCTTGAACCGGCCCGTTGCGGCCCGCGCGATCTTCAGCGCCACCTCATTGGCATCCGATCCTCCGGTGGTGAACAACACCTTCGACAGATCCCCCGGCGCCAGCTTTCCCAACCTTTCCGCCAGCTCGACCGACACCGCATTGGTGAACCGGCGCGGCGAAAACGGCAGCGCATCCATCTGCGCCTTCACCGCCTCCACAAGCCTCGGATGGCCATAGCCGATGTGATGCACCGAGTTGCCATGAAAATCCATGAAGCGCCGCCCGGCAGTGTCCTCGATCCATATCCCTTCGGCCCTGGCAATCGTGGCCACGCAGGGCGACGACAGCGACTGGTGCAAGAACGCCTCCGCATCCCGGTTCAGCAAGTCCCGGGTCGGTCCATGATCCTCTCGCGCCGCCCACTCGGCCCGCGCCTCCGAGGTATTGGCCTCCCCTTCCGTATGCTGCACCACGCGCCCTTTCATTGTTCCCCAAATACTCCCGCCGGAGGCCAAGATTTTTCGTACGAAAAATCTCTGCTCACCCCGGCCAGGGCAGGGAATAGGTTTTGACATTTGTGAAGAACTTCATCGCTTCGATGACGCCTTCCTTCACCCCGTTGCCCGAATCCTTGATGCCGCCAAACGGGCTCATCTCGATCCGGTAACCGGGCTGCTCCCAGATATTGCAGGTCCCCACGTTCAGCCCGTTGATATAGGCAATCGCGCGGTTCAGGTCGTTGGTGCACACGCCCGAGCTCAGGCCGAACTGTGTGCCGTTCGAGATGCGCATCACCTCCGCATCATCGTCCGGCACCCGCACGATGGGCACGATCGGGCCAAAGGTCTCTTCCATCACCAGTTCGCTGTCATGGGGCACGTGATCCACCACGATGGGCGGCAGCAGGGCGCCCTGACGGCCCGGATGATAGAGGATCTTGGCCCCCTGTTCCTCGGCCATGTAGACGCGCTTTTCAAACAGCTCCGCCGCGGCTGCATGGATCACACAGCCCAGCTCGGTCTCCGGGTCCTGCGGATCGCCGAACCGGATCGCTTTCGCCTTTTCCAGCACTTTCGGCACAAAGGCATCGGCCACGCTCTCCTGCACCAGAATGCGCTTGATCGCGGTACAGCGCTGGCCCGAATTGCCCGTCGCACCCGCCACCGCAATCGTCGCGGCGCGGTCCAGATCCGCGTCACTCAGGTCATTGCAGATGATCAGCGGATCGTTTCCACCCAGCTCCAGTGCCTGCCGCTTATAGCCCGCCTTCGCGGCGATCAGCATCCCAACCGGCACGCCACCGGTGAAGGTGATGATGTCGATATTGTCGTTGGTGATCATCTCGTCGCCAATATCCCCCGGCAGCCCCGTGACCACCTGGAACATCTCCGGCGGCAGCCCGGCCTCGTAAAGGATATCCGCCAGCGCGATACAGGTCAGCGGTGTCAGCTCGGTCGGCTTGCAGACCATGCAGTTATTCGTGGCGATGCTCGGCGCGATCTTGTGGCTCACCATGTTCAGCGGATGGTTGAACGGGGTGATCGCGCTGATCGCGCGCACCGGCTCTCGCATCGTGTAGATCTTGCGCTGCTTGCCGTTATGGGTCAGGTCGCAGGAGAAGATCTCGCCATCATCCTTCATCGCCTGCGCCGCGGCAAACTGATAGACATCCTGCGCCCGCTTGGTCTCGTAAATCGCGTGCTGGTGGCAGATGCCCAGCTCCAGCGTCAGCCATTTCGCCAGCCACTCGCGCTTTTCGCCGATCAACTCGCCCGCGCGGGTCAGGATCTGGCTGCGCTCGTACCGGCTCAGCTTCGGCTTGTAATTGGCCGCGATCTCAAAGGCGCGGCGCGCATGGCTCGCATCGCCTGCCGGCACCGTGCCCACCACCTCCTCGGTATAGGGATAGAGGACCTCAACCACATCGTCGGTAAAGACCACCTCGCCACCAATGCGCATGCCTTCGCGGCGAATCTCCGTCTGAGCCATCTTGTTCATGCAGGCACCTCTTCCAGCGCTGCGGCCTGCGCCGCGTAGTAGAACGCGTCGAAATTGCGCAAACTGGGCGCATTCGGCAGATCCAGCACCCGGTTGCAGATGAACGGCACCTCCTGCTCGGTCAGCCCGCCATGGCTGCGCAGCGGTTCCTTGAGCGCGGCCAGATCATGCCGGTGCGCCGACGTGCCGATGGTCATGTTCTCGGTCGAGATCATCACGATATCGCCAATCCGGTCGCCCGGCAGCTCGAACCGCTCCATCGCGGTTTCCTTATCCACCACTTCAAGGATTTCCGGCAGGGCCGCAACCTTTGCTATGATCTCCGCGCGGTCCGCACCCTCGGGCAGATAGCAGGTGGCAAACGAGCCCAGCGCGCCGTGATGCACCACATAAGGATCGGTGATCGGCAGGATCACCCGCGCCGCGGCCTCGCCCAGCCACTCATCCATCTTGTCCTGCATATAGATCACCGCCGGTTCGCCATTCGCATCATGCTTGGGCTTCATGCCGTGATCCGCGGTCACCACGATGGCCGCGCCCAGGGCATCCAGCTCGCCCAGGTAACGATCGAACATAGCATAGAAATCCTTGGCGCCCTGCTCATCAGGGGCAAACTTGTGCTGGATATAGTCGGTCGTGGACAGATACATCACATCGGGCTTCCACTCTTTCAGGAGCTTCACGCCCGCCGCGAAAACGAACTCGCTCAGCTCTGACGAATAGACCTCCGGCACCGGCATGCCCAGCCATTCGCTGGCATTGTCGATCCCGTGCTCGGCCTTCGTGGTCTCGCCCGACCGTTCCGAGGAAAACGCCACCGCGCGATCCTCGTCGAACTTCAGCCCTGCCCCCAGAAGCGCGCGCAGCTTGTCCTTGGCCGTGACCATCGCCACCCGTGCGCCCGCCTCGTAATATTTCGAAAAGATCGTCGGCGCGCGCAGGAAGCGCACATCGTTCATCATCACTTCCTCGCCGGTGTCCGGATCATAAAGGAAGTTGCCGCAGATCCCGTGCACCGCCGGCGGCCGCCCCGTGGCAATGCTGAGGTTGTTGGGGTTGGTGAAGGACGGGATCACCGAATGCGCCAGCCGGTCCGTGCCGGTCTCGCGCATCGCCTTGAGGTTCGGCATCAGCCCCTCGGCGATGGCAACTTCCAGGTACTCCGGCTCGCAGCCGTCGAGGCAAATCGCAATCGCGCAGGTCTTGGGCACGGCATAGGTGCGGTCATTGGCGACAACAGGGGTAGAAATCGTCATATCAGTCAGTCCTTTCAGCCGCCTCACGCGGCCAGTTTCTTGCGTTCTTCCAGCGCTTCGGCTGGCGGGGCGGCGCTCTCCACCCCCATATCCTTCAGCGCGGCGCGGGCGGCCTCGACCACCTTGCGCATCACATGCGCGTCCATCTGCCCGATGCAGCCCACACGGAAACTGTCCACCACGGTCAGCTTGCCCGGATAGATGATGAACCCTTGCGCCTTCATCAGCTCATAAAAGCGCGCGAATTCAAACTTCGGATCGGCGGGGCAGAAGAATGTCACGATGATAGGGCTCAGCCAGCGATCGGCCAGCAGGGTCTCAAACCCCAGGCCGCGCATCCCGGCCACCATCACATCGCGGTTTTCGGTATAGCGCGCTCCGCGCCCTTCGACGCCGCCCTCGGCCTCGTGCGCCTTGAGCGCCTCGATAAAGGCCGCGACCACATGCGTGGGCGGGGTAAACCGCCATTGCCCGGTCTTTTCCATCGTCGCCCATTGCGCATGCACATCAAGGCTCAGCGAATGCGAGTTGCCCCTGGCCGCCTCGATCTCGTCCTTGCGGGCAATGACAAAGCCAAAGCCCGGCACGCCCTCGATACATTTGTTGGCGCTGCTCACCATCGCCGTATAGCCCAGCTTGCCCGCATCGAGCTCGACCGCGCCAAAGGCCGACATGCTGTCAATCAGAAGCTTACGGCCCGCCGCACGCGTGGCCTCCGCGATCTCCTCCACCGGGTTCAGAATGCCCGAGGAAGTCTCGCAATGAATGGCCAGAACATGGGTAATGGCCGGATCATCGGCCAGCGCCTGCGCCACTTCGGCACCGCGCGGGGGCAGGTAATCGCCCTTGTTGATCAGGGTAAAGGCCCGGCCCAGATACTCCATCGTCTGCGCCGCGCGCAGCCCATAGGCGCCATTGGCCAGCACCAGAACCTTGCCATCCTTCGGCACGAAAGAGCCCAGCATCGCCTCAACGCAATAGCTGCCCGACCCCTGGATCGGCACGCAATCATTCGCGTCCGCGCCCGTACCCACCAGCGCCAGCAAACGGCTGCGCAACTCGCGCGTCATGGCGCGGAAATCGTCATCCCAGCTGCCCCAGTCGCGCAGCATGGCCTGCTTGACCTCATACGCGGTGGTCAGCGGCCCGGGGGTCAGAAGGTAAGGCTCCCCAAGGCGGGGCGCAGGAAGAGGCGGTTTTTCGGTGCTCATGGGGTCATCCTCCCGGAAGGGTCTCTGACGGGATATGCAGATAAGTCTCGCATATGTAAAATCTCTATTTTATATTGATCCATAAGATAAAACGATACCTGGTCCCCCGATGCGCCACAGCCAGCTCCGCGCCTTTCACCACGTCGCCCTGCATGGCGGCTTTTCCCGCGCCGCCGAGGCCCTGCATCAGACGCAGCCCGCGCTCTCGGATCAGGTGCGCAAACTGGAACAGGCGCATGACACGCTTCTGTTTCACCGCGACCGCCGCGAGGTGCGCCTGACAGAGGCCGGCGAGGGCCTCTTTCGCCTGACCCGCCAGTATTTCGAACAGGAAGGCGCCATTGCCGATTATCTCAGCCAGTCGCGCGCCTCGGTGCATGGCACGCTGCGCATCATCGCCGACAGCGCCCTGCATGTCACCGACGCGCTGCGCCGGTTTCAGGCGGCGCATCCACGGGTCTCCGTCCTTCTGCAAACCGGCAACACCGCCGAAGTGCTGGCCCAGCTGCGCAACTACGACGCCGAGGTGGGCGTCGTCGGCAATCTCGATCCGGCACCGGACCTGATCCCCCGGGAGCTTTCGCGCTCTCCGATTATTGCCATCGCCGCAAAGGGGCTTTTGCCCAGGGGCGTCACCTCGCTGACGCTGGCCGAGCTGCGCGACTGGCCGCTCGTGTTCCGCGAATCCGGCTCGCATACGCGGCTCGCGCTCGAGGAAGAAGCCGCCCGCCGCCGCCTGCCCCTGCGCCCGACCATCACCGTCGATGGCCGCGAGGCGATGCGCGAGGTCGTGGCCTCCGGCACCGGGCTCGGCTTTGTGTCGGAAGCAGAGTTCGGACAGGACAGGCGGCTGGTGAAAGTGCCGATCACCGATCTGAACGCCGAAATGACCGAAACGCTCGTGCATCTCGGCATGCGCGCCGACGTGCCGGTGATCCGCGCGTTCCTGCGCAGTGTCGAAGAGGGCTGATGATGCGCGCCGTCACGGCGACGGGCATACGGTGCGTGCAAGCACGCACCCTACGGCGTGATTGGTAGGGTGCGTGCTTGCACGCACCTTATGCAGGCCCCTTCGCCTCACCTCCTGCCAAATTGTTGAGTGTTTCTCAAAACCGCGCAAATCAAGAAAACAAATTCAAACATTATCCCACATTATTCCACAAACCGCTTGATCTGTGCCGCGAATCTGGATTTTCTGCCTCTGCCAAGTCTGAGGGAGAGCACCCGCGTGCAGCACCGCCGCAATATTCTGTTCATCGTCATCGACCAGCTTCGCGCGGATTGCCTGACCGGCGCCCTGGCGGATCATGTGGATATGCCCCACCTGCAATCCCTGCGGGACGAGGCGCTGACCTTCGCCAATCACTACTCGGTCTGCAACCCCTGCGGGCCCTCGCGCGCCTCCATGCTGACCGGGCAATATGCCATGAACCACCGCGCCGTGCGCAACGGCACGCCCCTGCCCGCCGACACGCCCACGCTTGGCACCGAGCTGCGCGCCGCGGGCTACCTGCCGCTGCTCTATGGCTATACCGACAGCGCCCAGGACCCGCGCGGGCGCGCGCCCGATGACCCGGCGCTCACTTCCTATGAAGAGGTCATGCCGGGCTTTCACGAAGTGGTCGAAATGCGGCTGGAGCAATCGCACCCCTGGCGTGCCTATCTTGCTGTAAAAGGCTATGATGTCTCGGGCTTTCCCGACATTTTCCGCGCGCAGGGGCCGGATATCTGCGACCCGGCGATGTACCGCGCCGAGGACAGCGACACCGCCTTTCTCACCGACCGCTTCCTTGAGGATATCGCCACACGGGGCGCGGGCTGGTGCGCGCATCTCACCTATATCCGCCCGCATCCGCCGCTCGTCGCCCCGGCCCCCTACAACCGCATGTATGACCCGGCGACGCTGCCCGCTCCGCAACCCTGCGGCGACGCGCACCCGTTTCACACCTCCCTTGTGGCCACCAAACCCCCGTCCTGCATGCTCGACGGGCACCCGGACCTGCCCGACGCCCCGGAAAACATCGCCAAGCTGCGCGCGCTCTATCTCGGCCTCACCACCGAGGTGGACCACCATATCGGCCGCATCATCAGCTGGCTGAAGGAAAGCGGCCAGTATGACGACACGCTGCTGATCGTTACCGCCGATCACGCCGAATTGCTGGGCGATCACGG
This window harbors:
- a CDS encoding glucokinase, encoding MAERWLLADFGGTHTRAGLAENGRLAAQSVTRFRNDGFDGPQALLHAYLADQGSPAITAICAGVAGPVRYGIAQLTNHRWQVNGAALAADLGARSCHLLNDLQAQAYALDDLPDTAITPLFPGTPPPPGATRLVMGMGTGSNVAVAHRIGPDLFVPPAESGHAGLPFASGIQADLLAWLETLHTHNPMEKALSGPGLSNIHRFVTGRSLTPRDILAAYDADDADAARTLRLFVQLLGQVAGDLALAHLPMGGVFFIGGLARAVAPLLAPLGFLDRFTAKGPYTPILQDIPVSLITDDTAALLGCARALRQRTL
- a CDS encoding DeoR/GlpR family DNA-binding transcription regulator, which gives rise to MAKSREKHSTHREVELLDRLRAMGGSARTAVLAEALDVSEETVRRTVKALAKSGVVQRVHGGVYLANTEALAPVVTRLGKRPEEKARIAAAAAELIPSGSCVFLDVGSTTAFVAQNLRNHRDMTVVTNGLHAAQALSDINNNRVFLAGGELQAVSSGVFGPETIAFVERFNLDVAVISVDGFDPRSGFLLAAAPEAALARAVTARAHRVIVVTDHTKFGQNAPMVACAPGAVDVVVTDRVLPPQMAECLAGNGVEVMVVEG
- a CDS encoding 2-hydroxyacid dehydrogenase encodes the protein MRIVRTDANLEMPLTDAALREAGHELILLPDGVEEDALCEAVAGAELILMCYQPITARVIAAAPGLRGIVKYGVGIDAIDIPAAMERGIPVVNIPEYGENTVAEGAFALMIALAKRLTELDRAMQQEGWAWPEARWLGRDIAGSTVGIVGLGKIGSAMARMAGAGFGARVLGYSPHTPPERFEAAGVTRCDDLQAMLGQCDFVSVHAVLNAETKGLIGEAELRAMKPSACLINVARGAIVDEQALIRALDEGWIAGAGLDVYSAEPLALEGHKLSPLFGRDNVILSPHLTFYTHEAMARLEAETLARCQEVIEGRDVLILSHDPRLRAQRRGVRFG
- the pbfA gene encoding (R)-1-hydroxy-2-aminoethylphosphonate ammonia-lyase; translated protein: MVQHTEGEANTSEARAEWAAREDHGPTRDLLNRDAEAFLHQSLSSPCVATIARAEGIWIEDTAGRRFMDFHGNSVHHIGYGHPRLVEAVKAQMDALPFSPRRFTNAVSVELAERLGKLAPGDLSKVLFTTGGSDANEVALKIARAATGRFKTLSFWDAFHGAGFGSASVGGEATFRSHIAGPLMPGTEHVAPFHCYRCAYGHPGPEACGLACAKMVEYVLAREGDVAAVIAEPMRAVPVVPPPGYWRAVREACNRHGALLIMDEIPTGLGKTGRMFAFDHDGIVPDIVTLGKALGGGMLPLAAVIARRDLDVCGEFAIGHYTHEKNPVTARAALTTLDIIEDEGLVERADKLGRAAMDRLHESLGGHARVGDIRGRGLMFGVEMVKDRDTRETDHATAEKIYYACLERGLSFKISAGSVLTLSPPLTIPEDDLDRALSIVEDAIREVTA
- the phnY gene encoding phosphonoacetaldehyde dehydrogenase, with translation MNKMAQTEIRREGMRIGGEVVFTDDVVEVLYPYTEEVVGTVPAGDASHARRAFEIAANYKPKLSRYERSQILTRAGELIGEKREWLAKWLTLELGICHQHAIYETKRAQDVYQFAAAQAMKDDGEIFSCDLTHNGKQRKIYTMREPVRAISAITPFNHPLNMVSHKIAPSIATNNCMVCKPTELTPLTCIALADILYEAGLPPEMFQVVTGLPGDIGDEMITNDNIDIITFTGGVPVGMLIAAKAGYKRQALELGGNDPLIICNDLSDADLDRAATIAVAGATGNSGQRCTAIKRILVQESVADAFVPKVLEKAKAIRFGDPQDPETELGCVIHAAAAELFEKRVYMAEEQGAKILYHPGRQGALLPPIVVDHVPHDSELVMEETFGPIVPIVRVPDDDAEVMRISNGTQFGLSSGVCTNDLNRAIAYINGLNVGTCNIWEQPGYRIEMSPFGGIKDSGNGVKEGVIEAMKFFTNVKTYSLPWPG
- the phnA gene encoding phosphonoacetate hydrolase: MTISTPVVANDRTYAVPKTCAIAICLDGCEPEYLEVAIAEGLMPNLKAMRETGTDRLAHSVIPSFTNPNNLSIATGRPPAVHGICGNFLYDPDTGEEVMMNDVRFLRAPTIFSKYYEAGARVAMVTAKDKLRALLGAGLKFDEDRAVAFSSERSGETTKAEHGIDNASEWLGMPVPEVYSSELSEFVFAAGVKLLKEWKPDVMYLSTTDYIQHKFAPDEQGAKDFYAMFDRYLGELDALGAAIVVTADHGMKPKHDANGEPAVIYMQDKMDEWLGEAAARVILPITDPYVVHHGALGSFATCYLPEGADRAEIIAKVAALPEILEVVDKETAMERFELPGDRIGDIVMISTENMTIGTSAHRHDLAALKEPLRSHGGLTEQEVPFICNRVLDLPNAPSLRNFDAFYYAAQAAALEEVPA
- a CDS encoding 2-aminoethylphosphonate--pyruvate transaminase — translated: MSTEKPPLPAPRLGEPYLLTPGPLTTAYEVKQAMLRDWGSWDDDFRAMTRELRSRLLALVGTGADANDCVPIQGSGSYCVEAMLGSFVPKDGKVLVLANGAYGLRAAQTMEYLGRAFTLINKGDYLPPRGAEVAQALADDPAITHVLAIHCETSSGILNPVEEIAEATRAAGRKLLIDSMSAFGAVELDAGKLGYTAMVSSANKCIEGVPGFGFVIARKDEIEAARGNSHSLSLDVHAQWATMEKTGQWRFTPPTHVVAAFIEALKAHEAEGGVEGRGARYTENRDVMVAGMRGLGFETLLADRWLSPIIVTFFCPADPKFEFARFYELMKAQGFIIYPGKLTVVDSFRVGCIGQMDAHVMRKVVEAARAALKDMGVESAAPPAEALEERKKLAA
- a CDS encoding LysR substrate-binding domain-containing protein codes for the protein MRHSQLRAFHHVALHGGFSRAAEALHQTQPALSDQVRKLEQAHDTLLFHRDRREVRLTEAGEGLFRLTRQYFEQEGAIADYLSQSRASVHGTLRIIADSALHVTDALRRFQAAHPRVSVLLQTGNTAEVLAQLRNYDAEVGVVGNLDPAPDLIPRELSRSPIIAIAAKGLLPRGVTSLTLAELRDWPLVFRESGSHTRLALEEEAARRRLPLRPTITVDGREAMREVVASGTGLGFVSEAEFGQDRRLVKVPITDLNAEMTETLVHLGMRADVPVIRAFLRSVEEG
- a CDS encoding sulfatase-like hydrolase/transferase translates to MQHRRNILFIVIDQLRADCLTGALADHVDMPHLQSLRDEALTFANHYSVCNPCGPSRASMLTGQYAMNHRAVRNGTPLPADTPTLGTELRAAGYLPLLYGYTDSAQDPRGRAPDDPALTSYEEVMPGFHEVVEMRLEQSHPWRAYLAVKGYDVSGFPDIFRAQGPDICDPAMYRAEDSDTAFLTDRFLEDIATRGAGWCAHLTYIRPHPPLVAPAPYNRMYDPATLPAPQPCGDAHPFHTSLVATKPPSCMLDGHPDLPDAPENIAKLRALYLGLTTEVDHHIGRIISWLKESGQYDDTLLIVTADHAELLGDHGAWGKMSYHDAAYHVPLIIRDPHAPDRHGQTETALTESVDLMPTILDLAGHLPPDTVDGTSLAPLLTGPAPAGWRSHTFSELDFGDPLTPTTLQTRLNLPLTEASLAVLRNGAQRLVHFAGGLPSLLLEVDETGQSRDITDQPGAEQAILRLSQAMLDHRMRHAGGRFNHTMITPNGPKNAPRHQKTPDRATRLAQVS